AAACCAATGATAATGGCGGAAAAATACTcgtatttgacaaaaattcggAGAATGATGAGGAATTGCACATCGATAGATCTAGTTTTTGACGATTGCCGGATGTAGAATCTCGTCACGAAGTGATTTTCCGCCAAGAACCTAAATATATTTCATTAACTGCAACTAATTAGATTTAATTTTACCTGTGCTCTGTCTGGAATATAACTTTTGTAGTTGATCGCCACATATGTAGGATATGTGAGTGCACATACAGTATAATAAGCTCGTAGCAAGGTCATTCGAGCAGGCCGTTCCAGGTGATACCAGGGTAAACTCATCTGGAATAAAAGTCATGAAGTCAAGAAAAATTAGTTCTTTTATGGGTAGAATGAAAGAttcaactcaatttttcaaaatttagaaaatcaccgaaaatcacaaaaattggtaaaattgataatttttcaacaaaaaagtgaatttctaTGTAGTTTTATTCATGTTTCGTTGACGTTTTTTTAAGTTCGAAAttaatgagattttttaatttcttctcGAAACTTTGAAAGCATAATTATGAATGGataaaaaccaaagaaataaaaacgaaaaacaacTTGAATTCAACGatgaatatttattcaaataaattccaagaaataacaaaattgtTGAAGAAGTAAAAGAAGATCAACGAAGAATGGTAAAAATGAAGGGAAATGATTTGGGTAACAACGGAAACaatgaaacaaagaaaaaacaaaaaacaacaattaactttgaaaatgatggaatatttcataattttccgaCAAGAGATATATTAAGCGGTTTTCTTGACTTTCTTGGTAACAATTGTGTTGATTGGACCATCAGCGGCTCTCTTCAACTTCTTTTCCAAACGCTTCTTGATCTGCTTCTTAACGATATCCTTGCCCTTGCGTCTTCTCTCTCGCTTTTTCAAGACCTTTGCTGGATCGATCTTTGGCTTCAGGCGATCACGATCCGAATGCTCATCATGCACAGTTGGGAACAGTACAGACTGATCGGTATCTTCCTTGAGAACACGGATGCGAGCGTTCTTACGAACAGCAATTTTGAGTCCATCTGGGAGTGTGGAGCACTTGTCTGAAGTTTCCTTGAGTGGATTGTTATCACGTACAGATCCAGTTGGAAGAGTAATTTCCGTTGCCGAACCATTGTCAACATAAATTGGAAGTGATGGTTTACCATCGCTTGCACCCAAGTAAATGCTGCGAATATTGGCAAAGCCTCCTGGACATTTAGAAGCAATCTTCTCGAGAACTGTATCGATATTTTCTTTAAGATCAGCAGAACTTTGACCCAAGTGACCAACATTGAcacatctgaaaaaagaaacgataCGGTATTTTCTCTCTATTCCATTCAACTTAGATTGGGCACTAACAACAGAATTTATGAATGcggaaatctcaaaataattttggaaaaattattggtccaaattacaaaaaaaatccaaaatttcagaaaatctgaagTTTCACCAGCAGCAGGAATACagctgtttttttaaatgaaatcaTTGCTATGTAATGCATATTTTGGCTGAT
This is a stretch of genomic DNA from Caenorhabditis elegans chromosome V. It encodes these proteins:
- the F53F4.16 gene encoding uncharacterized protein (Confirmed by transcript evidence), with the translated sequence MSLPWYHLERPARMTLLRAYYTVCALTYPTYVAINYKSYIPDRAQVLGGKSLRDEILHPAIVKN